One genomic region from Asterias amurensis chromosome 7, ASM3211899v1 encodes:
- the LOC139939705 gene encoding uncharacterized protein isoform X2: MSMMFTSTDAVFDDQQDDTGLAYRRLLISLDNELGSEDCRKLCFLAVDLGMSKSQTERVQQAIDVFTELESRLLISANNVSLLVEMMNLIHRKDLIARIQSLYNNRVSIPRKGSGHFSQFRVLLLEIADDTSRSELETMKHACIDLLGRQVISKLKDAIQLFLILEERGKLAPTNLKFLHQLLTFCDNRSMLAKLNTFAANETPKVPTDREIMELSSQLGREWKALGTYLGLSHHQLGDIDLDHRRTRDKIVAMFTAWRETVGKEAYQVLSKELKSCHRMDLAKKVEALAASKASVPASDAVPHHATFQPQYVYQQQQPVQYQPVQYQPVQYQPVHYQPSQFSPTSLMVPGDFFVPPSVSPSSHTGLPDTTQHGYRTDPADDVLEFLSHRLAADWQKMGKLLKIDDATMMMIHSKYQHSAEKALEILKTWRNRLPLHKNATSTLASILKVSGWLDLSEHLKGTELATNALAAQMQEMETTTSSGSTPLLQPGQMPGTNQDKTSMENLVVQSEGHKEGTYQQTSHVQGTESATNALAAQMQEMETTTSSGSTPLLQPGQMPGTNQDKTSTENLVVLSEGLKEGDYQQTPHVQDHCTDDKTHTNQGTKPSQESYPQYTMNRNPRGLCMIINNKKFHGEKKMNERKGSDLDTGRLLYLFDKLHFKVEARMDMTSYEMLSWFKEVSQMDHSKYDCFVCCIMSHGELGAVHGTDGESVEIQEILALFKSVSCRSLNGKPKLFFIQACQGTVHQEGIETDEAPGLGSGIQKTLPKEADFLLSCATVPGYVSYRSTTSGSWFVNALVDNIEKHHNELDLVRILIQVNYQLGNGVAKVKQGDMKQIAAPSFTLRKDLYLRSLPT; the protein is encoded by the exons ATGAGCATGATGTTTACTTCAACTGACGCGGTCTTTGATGACCAGCAAGACGACACAGGGTTAGCGTATCGTCGCCTTCTAATTTCATTGGATAATGAACTTGGTTCAGAAGACTGTCGCAAACTCTGCTTCCTAGCAGTTGATCTCGGAATGTCCAAATCCCAAACTGAGCGAGTCCAACAGGCCATTGACGTATTCACTGAACTTGAAAGTCGGTTGTTGATTTCAGCTAACAATGTCAGTCTCTTGGTGGAGATGATGAACCTGATTCATAGGAAAGACTTAATTGCGAGGATACAGTCACTCTACAACAATCGCGTTTCAATCCCTCGTAAGGGCTCAGGCCACTTTAGCCAATTCAG GGTCCTGCTTCTGGAGATAGCAGACGATACATCAAGATCAGAGCTAGAGACAATGAAGCATGCTTGCATAGATCTCCTTGGAAGGCAGGTCATTAGTAAACTGAAGGATGCAATTCAGTTATTCTTAATACTTGAAGAGCGGGGGAAGCTAGCACCTACAAACTTGAAATTCCTGCATCAACTATTAACTTTTTGTGACAACAGGAGTATGCTGGCAAAGCTTAATACATTCG CTGCGAATGAAACACCAAAAGTCCCCACTGATAGGGAGATCATGGAACTGAGTTCTCAATTAGGGCGTGAGTGGAAAGCACTAGGAACCTACCTCGGACTATCACATCACCAACTGGGAGACATCGATCTGGACCATCGAAGGACACGGGATAAGATAGTAGCAATGTTTACTGCTTGGAGAGAAACAGTTGGAAAAGAGGCTTATCAAGTTCTGTCTAAAGAGCTCAAGTCTTGTCATCGAATGGATCTGGCCAAAAAAGTTGAAg CACTCGCAGCCAGTAAAGCATCAGTTCCTGCAAGCGATGCAGTACCACACCATGCCACATTTCAGCCACAGTATGTATACCAGCAACAACAGCCTGTGCAGTATCAGCCTGTGCAGTATCAGCCTGTGCAGTATCAGCCTGTGCATTATCAGCCATCTCAGTTTAGTCCAACCTCACTCATGGTTCCAGGGGATTTCTTTGTACCCCCTTCAGTGTCTCCTTCATCGCACACTGGACTGCCAGATACAACCCAACATG GCTACCGGACAGATCCTGCTGATGATGTGCTGGAATTTTTGAGTCATCGGCTTGCTGCTGATTGGCAAAAGATGGGGAAGTTGTTGAAGATAGATGATGCAACAATGATGATGATACACAGCAAGTATCAAcactcggctgaaaaagccctAGAAATACTGAAAACATGGCGGAATCGACTCCCACTGCATAAGAATGCCACCTCTACCCTTGCCTCAATTCTCAAAGTAAGCGGCTGGCTTGACTTGTCAGAACATCTCAAAG GAACAGAACTGGCTACAAATGCTCTCGCTGCTCAGATGCAAGAAATGGAAACTACAACATCATCTGGATCCACTCCATTGCTTCAACCAGGTCAAATGCCTGGAACAAATCAAGATAAAACAA GTATGGAGAATCTGGTAGTACAATCAGAAGGACATAAAGAGGGAACTTATCAACAAACGTCACATGTACAAG GAACAGAATCGGCTACAAATGCTCTAGCTGCTCAGATGCAAGAAATGGAAACTACAACATCATCTGGATCAACTCCTTTGCTTCAACCAGGTCAAATGCCTGGAACAAATCAAGATAAAACAA GTACAGAGAATCTGGTAGTACTATCAGAAGGACTAAAAGAGGGAGATTATCAACAAACGCCACATGTACAAG ATCATTGTACTGATGACAAGACACATACAAACCAAGGTACAAAACCTTCTCAGGAGTCCTATCCACAATACACAATGAACAGAAATCCACGAGGCCTGTGTATGATCATCAACAATAAAAAATTTCATGGggagaaaaaaatgaatgaacgCAAGGGGAGCGACTTGGATACAg GTAGATTGCTCTATTTGTTTGATAAGCTTCATTTCAAAGTGGAAGCGAGGATGGACATGACATCTTATGAAATGCTTAGTTGGTTCAAGGAAGTAAGTCAGATGGACCATAGCAAGTATGACTGCTTTGTTTGTTGCATCATGTCCCATGGTGAACTTGGTGCCGTTCATGGCACTGACGGCGAGAGTGTTGAGATACAAGAAATCCTGGCACTCTTCAAATCCGTTTCCTGCAGGAGTCTTAACGGTAAACCCAAGTTGTTTTTCATTCAG GCTTGTCAAGGAACCGTTCACCAGGAAGGGATAGAAACGGATGAAGCCCCTGGATTAGGCAGTGGAATTCAAAAGACACTACCCAAAGAGGCAGACTTCCTTCTCAGCTGTGCAACCGTACCAGGTTATGTCTCATATCGTAGTACAACATCAGGTTCATGGTTTGTGAACGCTTTGGTTGATAACATTGAAAAGCATCATAACGAGTTAGATCTGGTTAGGATTTTGATCCAGGTGAACTATCAATTGGGTAATGGCGtagcaaaagtaaaacaaggaGACATGAAACAGATAGCAGCACCAAGTTTCACCCTACGGAAAGACCTTTACCTCCGCTCACTTCCAACATGA
- the LOC139939705 gene encoding uncharacterized protein isoform X3, whose translation MSMMFTSTDAVFDDQQDDTGLAYRRLLISLDNELGSEDCRKLCFLAVDLGMSKSQTERVQQAIDVFTELESRLLISANNVSLLVEMMNLIHRKDLIARIQSLYNNRVSIPRKGSGHFSQFRVLLLEIADDTSRSELETMKHACIDLLGRQVISKLKDAIQLFLILEERGKLAPTNLKFLHQLLTFCDNRSMLAKLNTFAANETPKVPTDREIMELSSQLGREWKALGTYLGLSHHQLGDIDLDHRRTRDKIVAMFTAWRETVGKEAYQVLSKELKSCHRMDLAKKVEALAASKASVPASDAVPHHATFQPQYVYQQQQPVQYQPVQYQPVQYQPVHYQPSQFSPTSLMVPGDFFVPPSVSPSSHTGLPDTTQHGYRTDPADDVLEFLSHRLAADWQKMGKLLKIDDATMMMIHSKYQHSAEKALEILKTWRNRLPLHKNATSTLASILKVSGWLDLSEHLKGTELATNALAAQMQEMETTTSSGSTPLLQPGQMPGTNQDKTSMENLVVQSEGHKEGTYQQTSHVQGTESATNALAAQMQEMETTTSSGSTPLLQPGTENLVVLSEGLKEGDYQQTPHVQDHCTDDKTHTNQGTKPSQESYPQYTMNRNPRGLCMIINNKKFHGEKKMNERKGSDLDTGRLLYLFDKLHFKVEARMDMTSYEMLSWFKEVSQMDHSKYDCFVCCIMSHGELGAVHGTDGESVEIQEILALFKSVSCRSLNGKPKLFFIQACQGTVHQEGIETDEAPGLGSGIQKTLPKEADFLLSCATVPGYVSYRSTTSGSWFVNALVDNIEKHHNELDLVRILIQVNYQLGNGVAKVKQGDMKQIAAPSFTLRKDLYLRSLPT comes from the exons ATGAGCATGATGTTTACTTCAACTGACGCGGTCTTTGATGACCAGCAAGACGACACAGGGTTAGCGTATCGTCGCCTTCTAATTTCATTGGATAATGAACTTGGTTCAGAAGACTGTCGCAAACTCTGCTTCCTAGCAGTTGATCTCGGAATGTCCAAATCCCAAACTGAGCGAGTCCAACAGGCCATTGACGTATTCACTGAACTTGAAAGTCGGTTGTTGATTTCAGCTAACAATGTCAGTCTCTTGGTGGAGATGATGAACCTGATTCATAGGAAAGACTTAATTGCGAGGATACAGTCACTCTACAACAATCGCGTTTCAATCCCTCGTAAGGGCTCAGGCCACTTTAGCCAATTCAG GGTCCTGCTTCTGGAGATAGCAGACGATACATCAAGATCAGAGCTAGAGACAATGAAGCATGCTTGCATAGATCTCCTTGGAAGGCAGGTCATTAGTAAACTGAAGGATGCAATTCAGTTATTCTTAATACTTGAAGAGCGGGGGAAGCTAGCACCTACAAACTTGAAATTCCTGCATCAACTATTAACTTTTTGTGACAACAGGAGTATGCTGGCAAAGCTTAATACATTCG CTGCGAATGAAACACCAAAAGTCCCCACTGATAGGGAGATCATGGAACTGAGTTCTCAATTAGGGCGTGAGTGGAAAGCACTAGGAACCTACCTCGGACTATCACATCACCAACTGGGAGACATCGATCTGGACCATCGAAGGACACGGGATAAGATAGTAGCAATGTTTACTGCTTGGAGAGAAACAGTTGGAAAAGAGGCTTATCAAGTTCTGTCTAAAGAGCTCAAGTCTTGTCATCGAATGGATCTGGCCAAAAAAGTTGAAg CACTCGCAGCCAGTAAAGCATCAGTTCCTGCAAGCGATGCAGTACCACACCATGCCACATTTCAGCCACAGTATGTATACCAGCAACAACAGCCTGTGCAGTATCAGCCTGTGCAGTATCAGCCTGTGCAGTATCAGCCTGTGCATTATCAGCCATCTCAGTTTAGTCCAACCTCACTCATGGTTCCAGGGGATTTCTTTGTACCCCCTTCAGTGTCTCCTTCATCGCACACTGGACTGCCAGATACAACCCAACATG GCTACCGGACAGATCCTGCTGATGATGTGCTGGAATTTTTGAGTCATCGGCTTGCTGCTGATTGGCAAAAGATGGGGAAGTTGTTGAAGATAGATGATGCAACAATGATGATGATACACAGCAAGTATCAAcactcggctgaaaaagccctAGAAATACTGAAAACATGGCGGAATCGACTCCCACTGCATAAGAATGCCACCTCTACCCTTGCCTCAATTCTCAAAGTAAGCGGCTGGCTTGACTTGTCAGAACATCTCAAAG GAACAGAACTGGCTACAAATGCTCTCGCTGCTCAGATGCAAGAAATGGAAACTACAACATCATCTGGATCCACTCCATTGCTTCAACCAGGTCAAATGCCTGGAACAAATCAAGATAAAACAA GTATGGAGAATCTGGTAGTACAATCAGAAGGACATAAAGAGGGAACTTATCAACAAACGTCACATGTACAAG GAACAGAATCGGCTACAAATGCTCTAGCTGCTCAGATGCAAGAAATGGAAACTACAACATCATCTGGATCAACTCCTTTGCTTCAACCAG GTACAGAGAATCTGGTAGTACTATCAGAAGGACTAAAAGAGGGAGATTATCAACAAACGCCACATGTACAAG ATCATTGTACTGATGACAAGACACATACAAACCAAGGTACAAAACCTTCTCAGGAGTCCTATCCACAATACACAATGAACAGAAATCCACGAGGCCTGTGTATGATCATCAACAATAAAAAATTTCATGGggagaaaaaaatgaatgaacgCAAGGGGAGCGACTTGGATACAg GTAGATTGCTCTATTTGTTTGATAAGCTTCATTTCAAAGTGGAAGCGAGGATGGACATGACATCTTATGAAATGCTTAGTTGGTTCAAGGAAGTAAGTCAGATGGACCATAGCAAGTATGACTGCTTTGTTTGTTGCATCATGTCCCATGGTGAACTTGGTGCCGTTCATGGCACTGACGGCGAGAGTGTTGAGATACAAGAAATCCTGGCACTCTTCAAATCCGTTTCCTGCAGGAGTCTTAACGGTAAACCCAAGTTGTTTTTCATTCAG GCTTGTCAAGGAACCGTTCACCAGGAAGGGATAGAAACGGATGAAGCCCCTGGATTAGGCAGTGGAATTCAAAAGACACTACCCAAAGAGGCAGACTTCCTTCTCAGCTGTGCAACCGTACCAGGTTATGTCTCATATCGTAGTACAACATCAGGTTCATGGTTTGTGAACGCTTTGGTTGATAACATTGAAAAGCATCATAACGAGTTAGATCTGGTTAGGATTTTGATCCAGGTGAACTATCAATTGGGTAATGGCGtagcaaaagtaaaacaaggaGACATGAAACAGATAGCAGCACCAAGTTTCACCCTACGGAAAGACCTTTACCTCCGCTCACTTCCAACATGA
- the LOC139939705 gene encoding uncharacterized protein isoform X1 — protein sequence MSMMFTSTDAVFDDQQDDTGLAYRRLLISLDNELGSEDCRKLCFLAVDLGMSKSQTERVQQAIDVFTELESRLLISANNVSLLVEMMNLIHRKDLIARIQSLYNNRVSIPRKGSGHFSQFRVLLLEIADDTSRSELETMKHACIDLLGRQVISKLKDAIQLFLILEERGKLAPTNLKFLHQLLTFCDNRSMLAKLNTFAANETPKVPTDREIMELSSQLGREWKALGTYLGLSHHQLGDIDLDHRRTRDKIVAMFTAWRETVGKEAYQVLSKELKSCHRMDLAKKVEALAASKASVPASDAVPHHATFQPQYVYQQQQPVQYQPVQYQPVQYQPVHYQPSQFSPTSLMVPGDFFVPPSVSPSSHTGLPDTTQHGYRTDPADDVLEFLSHRLAADWQKMGKLLKIDDATMMMIHSKYQHSAEKALEILKTWRNRLPLHKNATSTLASILKVSGWLDLSEHLKGTELATNALAAQMQEMETTTSSGSTPLLQPGQMPGTNQDKTSMENLVVQSEGHKEGTYQQTSHVQGTESATNALAAQMQEMETTTSSGSTPLLQPGQMPGTNQDKTSIYSLPAGTENLVVLSEGLKEGDYQQTPHVQDHCTDDKTHTNQGTKPSQESYPQYTMNRNPRGLCMIINNKKFHGEKKMNERKGSDLDTGRLLYLFDKLHFKVEARMDMTSYEMLSWFKEVSQMDHSKYDCFVCCIMSHGELGAVHGTDGESVEIQEILALFKSVSCRSLNGKPKLFFIQACQGTVHQEGIETDEAPGLGSGIQKTLPKEADFLLSCATVPGYVSYRSTTSGSWFVNALVDNIEKHHNELDLVRILIQVNYQLGNGVAKVKQGDMKQIAAPSFTLRKDLYLRSLPT from the exons ATGAGCATGATGTTTACTTCAACTGACGCGGTCTTTGATGACCAGCAAGACGACACAGGGTTAGCGTATCGTCGCCTTCTAATTTCATTGGATAATGAACTTGGTTCAGAAGACTGTCGCAAACTCTGCTTCCTAGCAGTTGATCTCGGAATGTCCAAATCCCAAACTGAGCGAGTCCAACAGGCCATTGACGTATTCACTGAACTTGAAAGTCGGTTGTTGATTTCAGCTAACAATGTCAGTCTCTTGGTGGAGATGATGAACCTGATTCATAGGAAAGACTTAATTGCGAGGATACAGTCACTCTACAACAATCGCGTTTCAATCCCTCGTAAGGGCTCAGGCCACTTTAGCCAATTCAG GGTCCTGCTTCTGGAGATAGCAGACGATACATCAAGATCAGAGCTAGAGACAATGAAGCATGCTTGCATAGATCTCCTTGGAAGGCAGGTCATTAGTAAACTGAAGGATGCAATTCAGTTATTCTTAATACTTGAAGAGCGGGGGAAGCTAGCACCTACAAACTTGAAATTCCTGCATCAACTATTAACTTTTTGTGACAACAGGAGTATGCTGGCAAAGCTTAATACATTCG CTGCGAATGAAACACCAAAAGTCCCCACTGATAGGGAGATCATGGAACTGAGTTCTCAATTAGGGCGTGAGTGGAAAGCACTAGGAACCTACCTCGGACTATCACATCACCAACTGGGAGACATCGATCTGGACCATCGAAGGACACGGGATAAGATAGTAGCAATGTTTACTGCTTGGAGAGAAACAGTTGGAAAAGAGGCTTATCAAGTTCTGTCTAAAGAGCTCAAGTCTTGTCATCGAATGGATCTGGCCAAAAAAGTTGAAg CACTCGCAGCCAGTAAAGCATCAGTTCCTGCAAGCGATGCAGTACCACACCATGCCACATTTCAGCCACAGTATGTATACCAGCAACAACAGCCTGTGCAGTATCAGCCTGTGCAGTATCAGCCTGTGCAGTATCAGCCTGTGCATTATCAGCCATCTCAGTTTAGTCCAACCTCACTCATGGTTCCAGGGGATTTCTTTGTACCCCCTTCAGTGTCTCCTTCATCGCACACTGGACTGCCAGATACAACCCAACATG GCTACCGGACAGATCCTGCTGATGATGTGCTGGAATTTTTGAGTCATCGGCTTGCTGCTGATTGGCAAAAGATGGGGAAGTTGTTGAAGATAGATGATGCAACAATGATGATGATACACAGCAAGTATCAAcactcggctgaaaaagccctAGAAATACTGAAAACATGGCGGAATCGACTCCCACTGCATAAGAATGCCACCTCTACCCTTGCCTCAATTCTCAAAGTAAGCGGCTGGCTTGACTTGTCAGAACATCTCAAAG GAACAGAACTGGCTACAAATGCTCTCGCTGCTCAGATGCAAGAAATGGAAACTACAACATCATCTGGATCCACTCCATTGCTTCAACCAGGTCAAATGCCTGGAACAAATCAAGATAAAACAA GTATGGAGAATCTGGTAGTACAATCAGAAGGACATAAAGAGGGAACTTATCAACAAACGTCACATGTACAAG GAACAGAATCGGCTACAAATGCTCTAGCTGCTCAGATGCAAGAAATGGAAACTACAACATCATCTGGATCAACTCCTTTGCTTCAACCAGGTCAAATGCCTGGAACAAATCAAGATAAAACAAGTATTTACAGTCTACCTGCAG GTACAGAGAATCTGGTAGTACTATCAGAAGGACTAAAAGAGGGAGATTATCAACAAACGCCACATGTACAAG ATCATTGTACTGATGACAAGACACATACAAACCAAGGTACAAAACCTTCTCAGGAGTCCTATCCACAATACACAATGAACAGAAATCCACGAGGCCTGTGTATGATCATCAACAATAAAAAATTTCATGGggagaaaaaaatgaatgaacgCAAGGGGAGCGACTTGGATACAg GTAGATTGCTCTATTTGTTTGATAAGCTTCATTTCAAAGTGGAAGCGAGGATGGACATGACATCTTATGAAATGCTTAGTTGGTTCAAGGAAGTAAGTCAGATGGACCATAGCAAGTATGACTGCTTTGTTTGTTGCATCATGTCCCATGGTGAACTTGGTGCCGTTCATGGCACTGACGGCGAGAGTGTTGAGATACAAGAAATCCTGGCACTCTTCAAATCCGTTTCCTGCAGGAGTCTTAACGGTAAACCCAAGTTGTTTTTCATTCAG GCTTGTCAAGGAACCGTTCACCAGGAAGGGATAGAAACGGATGAAGCCCCTGGATTAGGCAGTGGAATTCAAAAGACACTACCCAAAGAGGCAGACTTCCTTCTCAGCTGTGCAACCGTACCAGGTTATGTCTCATATCGTAGTACAACATCAGGTTCATGGTTTGTGAACGCTTTGGTTGATAACATTGAAAAGCATCATAACGAGTTAGATCTGGTTAGGATTTTGATCCAGGTGAACTATCAATTGGGTAATGGCGtagcaaaagtaaaacaaggaGACATGAAACAGATAGCAGCACCAAGTTTCACCCTACGGAAAGACCTTTACCTCCGCTCACTTCCAACATGA